One Nonomuraea angiospora DNA segment encodes these proteins:
- a CDS encoding TetR/AcrR family transcriptional regulator, producing MPRTGPRGGPQTRAKISEVATRLFLERGFDTVTVTEVAREAGVSAVTVFKHFPRKEDLLLDREVDAVGLLRSAVRDRAPDAGVLRSLRDMAFRLLEERHALSGLKDGSVPFFRTVAASPALVSRAREIASDLQQTLAGELEHDPAFDGDAPLLAAFFIAGYTAVLVETARRLVAGEPADTVADDHRARLERLFDALSSGVAPRA from the coding sequence ATGCCCAGGACCGGACCGCGAGGCGGCCCGCAGACGCGTGCGAAGATCTCGGAGGTCGCGACCCGGCTGTTCCTCGAGCGCGGATTCGACACGGTCACGGTCACCGAGGTCGCGCGGGAGGCCGGGGTCTCGGCCGTGACGGTCTTCAAGCACTTCCCGCGCAAGGAGGACCTGCTGCTGGACCGCGAGGTCGACGCCGTCGGGCTCCTGCGCTCAGCGGTACGCGACCGCGCCCCGGACGCCGGAGTGCTCCGGTCCCTGCGCGACATGGCGTTCCGTCTCCTCGAGGAGCGGCACGCCCTGTCCGGCCTCAAGGACGGGTCCGTCCCCTTCTTCCGGACCGTCGCGGCCTCGCCCGCGCTGGTCTCCCGCGCCAGGGAGATCGCCTCCGACCTCCAGCAGACCCTCGCCGGCGAGCTCGAACACGACCCGGCCTTCGACGGCGACGCCCCGCTGCTCGCCGCCTTCTTCATCGCCGGCTACACCGCGGTGCTGGTGGAGACCGCCCGGCGCCTGGTCGCCGGAGAACCGGCCGACACCGTCGCGGACGACCACCGCGCCCGCCTGGAGCGCCTGTTCGACGCCCTCAGCAGCGGAGTCGCGCCCCGGGCGTGA
- a CDS encoding MFS transporter encodes MKKALRPGRTPRSLREAWVALAGLSTVFLFEMLDNSILNVALPVIGRELHASTTALQWVTGAYAVVFGGLMLAFGAIADRFGRRRIMLIGLVLLGVASLATAVVTTAGQLIAVRAAMGVAAAMTTPGSMALAFRLFDEDGLRVRALTLISTVGLVGLAIGPTTGGLVLAIVPWQVLLLLNVPVAGLAFLGVRSGVAADDPDGLHRDPLDVPGMLLGTATIVLALFAPTLFVDEGAGSWAPWAVTAAAAVTATCFVLRERLARHPLLDLKLLALPLVSSGLAHKAAAGLATAGLGYLVTLQLQLDWGWTPALAAVGMLPQVVVLIAGSTFVNPFVQRVGLDRAAWSSAAAVVSGLAVYGLLGRFGYLWVAVALVLVAAGMRVVGVVAGLNVVRGLPANRTTMGTALVDTATEVTSGTGIAITGTILATLFTGDLATSHWSPQQTGEFHQAVTTAGLTLTVVAAALVGWGIARTRHFAEPSSPSFP; translated from the coding sequence GTGAAGAAAGCCCTACGGCCTGGTCGCACTCCCCGCTCGCTACGGGAGGCGTGGGTCGCGTTGGCGGGGCTGTCGACGGTGTTCCTCTTCGAGATGCTGGACAACTCGATCCTGAACGTCGCGCTGCCCGTGATCGGACGTGAGCTGCACGCCTCCACGACCGCGTTGCAGTGGGTGACGGGCGCCTACGCGGTCGTGTTCGGCGGGTTGATGCTCGCCTTCGGCGCGATCGCCGACCGGTTCGGCCGACGGCGGATCATGCTGATCGGCCTGGTCCTGCTCGGCGTGGCGAGCCTGGCGACCGCCGTGGTCACCACCGCCGGGCAGCTGATCGCCGTCCGGGCGGCGATGGGGGTCGCCGCGGCGATGACGACCCCGGGATCGATGGCGCTGGCGTTCCGGCTGTTCGACGAGGACGGCCTGCGCGTGCGCGCGCTGACCCTCATCTCGACCGTCGGCCTGGTCGGGCTCGCGATCGGCCCGACGACGGGCGGCCTGGTGCTGGCGATCGTGCCCTGGCAGGTCCTGCTGCTGCTGAACGTGCCGGTCGCCGGGCTCGCGTTCCTCGGCGTGCGTTCCGGCGTCGCCGCCGACGACCCGGACGGCCTCCACCGCGACCCCCTCGACGTTCCCGGGATGCTGCTGGGCACGGCGACGATCGTGCTCGCGCTCTTCGCGCCGACGCTGTTCGTGGACGAGGGCGCCGGCTCGTGGGCGCCCTGGGCGGTCACCGCCGCGGCCGCCGTGACGGCGACCTGCTTCGTCCTGCGCGAGCGCCTGGCCCGCCATCCGCTGCTCGACCTGAAGCTCCTCGCCCTCCCTCTGGTCTCCAGCGGCCTGGCCCACAAGGCCGCCGCCGGGCTGGCGACCGCCGGGCTCGGTTACCTGGTGACGCTGCAGTTGCAGCTCGACTGGGGCTGGACGCCCGCGCTGGCCGCCGTCGGGATGCTGCCGCAGGTCGTCGTCCTCATCGCGGGCAGCACGTTCGTCAACCCGTTCGTGCAGCGCGTCGGCCTGGACCGGGCGGCCTGGAGCAGCGCCGCGGCGGTCGTGTCCGGCCTCGCCGTCTACGGCCTGCTCGGCCGGTTCGGCTACCTGTGGGTCGCGGTCGCGCTCGTGCTCGTGGCGGCCGGGATGCGCGTGGTCGGCGTCGTCGCCGGGCTCAACGTGGTTCGCGGCCTGCCCGCGAACCGGACCACCATGGGCACCGCGCTCGTCGACACCGCCACCGAGGTCACCTCCGGCACCGGCATCGCCATCACCGGCACGATCCTCGCCACCCTGTTCACCGGCGACCTCGCCACCTCCCACTGGAGCCCGCAGCAGACCGGCGAGTTCCACCAGGCCGTCACCACCGCGGGCCTCACCCTCACCGTCGTCGCGGCGGCCCTCGTCGGCTGGGGGATCGCCCGCACCCGGCACTTCGCAGAGCCGAGCAGCCCTTCGTTCCCTTGA
- a CDS encoding family 43 glycosylhydrolase, protein MRLLGRLFLVFTATAACLPAAGAGPAAAAVAPTAVIRADFPDPDVIQVGSTFYAYSTSSSAGRIQVAGASSATGPWTVRGDALPAKPSWAGTGGFWAPDVSRLPDGRYLMYFTGPSTATGRMCIGAATSANPLGPFQPTSGSPLVCNAGEGGDIDPSSFVDTDGKRYLLYKNDGNAVGRPTVLWLQQVGADGVTFVGGRTELIRNDRPEEAGVIEAPVLVKRSSRYVLFYSAGSYAGNSYFTSYAVSSSLTGPYTKAYRPLMTTATFDGAVQGPGGTDVLGSRVFFHGWVGNARHMYTAELGWADDYPVVRGSRVRYEAERGTLNHAEVRTGAAGASQGAVVAKIDYADSWVDVRVFAPVAGAYTAYVTYAAGYGDAQHLVTVNGGTRFTLSYPDRGWDNWTQVPAQLTLNAGWNTLRLQYQTRWAELDHIEIA, encoded by the coding sequence ATGCGGCTGCTCGGCCGGCTCTTCCTGGTGTTCACCGCGACCGCGGCCTGCCTGCCCGCGGCCGGTGCGGGGCCGGCGGCAGCCGCCGTGGCCCCCACGGCCGTGATCCGCGCGGACTTCCCCGATCCGGACGTCATCCAGGTCGGCTCCACCTTCTACGCCTACTCCACCAGCAGCTCGGCCGGGCGCATCCAGGTGGCCGGCGCCTCGTCCGCCACCGGCCCGTGGACCGTGCGCGGGGACGCGCTGCCGGCGAAACCGTCCTGGGCGGGGACCGGCGGGTTCTGGGCACCCGACGTCTCCCGGCTTCCCGACGGCCGCTACCTGATGTACTTCACCGGCCCCAGCACCGCCACCGGGCGCATGTGCATCGGCGCCGCCACCTCGGCGAACCCCCTCGGCCCCTTCCAGCCGACCAGCGGTTCACCGCTCGTCTGCAACGCGGGCGAGGGCGGCGACATCGACCCGTCGAGCTTCGTCGACACCGACGGCAAGCGGTACCTGCTCTACAAGAACGACGGCAACGCCGTCGGCCGGCCCACCGTGCTGTGGCTGCAGCAGGTCGGCGCGGACGGCGTCACCTTCGTCGGCGGCCGCACCGAGCTCATCCGCAACGACCGGCCCGAGGAGGCCGGGGTGATCGAGGCTCCCGTGCTCGTCAAGCGGTCCTCCCGGTACGTGCTCTTCTACTCGGCCGGCTCCTACGCGGGCAACAGCTATTTCACCAGCTACGCCGTGTCCTCGTCGCTGACCGGGCCCTACACCAAGGCGTACCGGCCGCTGATGACGACGGCCACCTTCGACGGCGCGGTTCAGGGCCCCGGCGGGACCGACGTGCTCGGGAGCCGCGTCTTCTTCCACGGCTGGGTGGGCAACGCGCGCCACATGTACACCGCGGAGCTGGGCTGGGCCGACGACTACCCGGTCGTGCGCGGCAGCCGGGTGCGATACGAGGCCGAGCGCGGCACGCTCAACCACGCCGAGGTCCGTACCGGCGCGGCCGGGGCATCGCAGGGGGCCGTCGTCGCCAAGATCGACTATGCGGACAGCTGGGTCGACGTCCGGGTGTTCGCGCCGGTCGCCGGGGCCTACACCGCGTACGTGACCTATGCCGCCGGGTACGGCGACGCGCAGCACCTGGTGACGGTGAACGGCGGCACGCGGTTCACGCTGAGCTATCCCGACCGCGGCTGGGACAACTGGACGCAGGTGCCGGCCCAGCTCACGCTGAACGCCGGGTGGAACACCCTGCGCCTGCAGTATCAGACGCGTTGGGCGGAGCTGGACCACATCGAGATCGCCTGA
- a CDS encoding DeoR/GlpR family DNA-binding transcription regulator: MTLDEEDRQRRLPAGRKAQLAAYVAEAGQVTVSALAERFGVSIDTIRRDLDQLSADGVLVRTYGGAVSQATLSRVDRAVDVRLKMEEGEKEKIAVLAASLVKDGSIIMINGGTTTLAVARNLRNHRDLTVVTNSLLVPPALQPSAVRDVYVFGGAVRTLTLATIGPVSFRASDGSELDISCDLALIGVGAVSAAGYTTSNLSEAAMMREMISRSARVAILADSSKFGRRLFAQVSELGGADYLVTDSTPPPDLLDALAENEVELITPETAEGTPEAGPDPQ, translated from the coding sequence GTGACCCTTGACGAAGAGGACCGGCAGCGTCGTCTACCCGCAGGACGCAAGGCCCAGCTGGCGGCATACGTCGCGGAGGCCGGGCAGGTCACGGTCAGCGCACTCGCAGAGCGCTTCGGCGTCTCCATCGACACGATCCGTCGAGACCTGGACCAGCTCAGCGCCGACGGTGTCCTGGTCCGCACCTATGGCGGAGCGGTCAGTCAGGCCACTCTATCTCGGGTCGACCGTGCCGTTGACGTGCGGCTCAAGATGGAGGAAGGCGAGAAGGAGAAGATCGCGGTACTCGCCGCGTCGCTGGTCAAGGATGGATCGATCATCATGATCAACGGCGGTACGACCACTCTTGCCGTCGCCCGTAACCTGCGCAACCACCGGGACCTGACGGTGGTGACGAACAGTCTGCTCGTGCCCCCCGCGCTGCAGCCCTCCGCCGTCCGCGACGTGTACGTCTTCGGCGGCGCGGTCCGCACTCTCACGCTGGCCACCATCGGCCCCGTCAGCTTCCGGGCATCCGACGGAAGCGAGCTGGACATCAGCTGCGATCTGGCGTTGATCGGGGTCGGCGCCGTTTCGGCGGCCGGCTACACGACGAGCAACCTCTCCGAGGCGGCGATGATGCGAGAGATGATCTCTCGGTCGGCGCGCGTGGCGATCCTGGCCGACTCCTCCAAGTTCGGGCGCCGGCTCTTCGCCCAGGTGTCGGAGCTCGGGGGCGCCGACTACCTCGTCACGGACTCCACCCCGCCGCCCGATCTTCTGGACGCGCTGGCGGAGAACGAGGTAGAGCTGATCACGCCGGAAACCGCCGAAGGCACCCCTGAAGCCGGTCCGGATCCCCAGTAG
- a CDS encoding ABC transporter substrate-binding protein, translating to MTGGSTRLQGRTRRLLGVVAVAMIGATAVGCGSGSGSSAESSGDGTVTLEFAQWWAPELPAGSFDKLMSEFTAQNPNIKVKLLSGPYASTKQQLVSGAASRTLPDVVGLDGAWVSDFAKQGAIADLSELMTAAKYDSSQLASQIQIKGKTYMIPVVNFVYPLFVNNDLLSKAGIKKPPSTRTEFLEAAKKITALGGNVKGWALPLDTAVPNGVQNDVMSWLWASGGSMLTKDGKPDLTGQGVKSTVDYVKSLNDAGVIAPGALTMKEQDKVEKFSTGQVGMMIDSLAHITLIKKNDPKLDFTVVPIPAEDGYTGKRGIPYASWGIGVAESSEHKAEAFKLVQFLMNKQANAQLSTLANGFPGNKTAEPDFSTSDPLFKTAFDIYKAGYPANEFVGLPKSEDLMRSFDEQLQLALTGKQSVDEALNKAQQAWAPVL from the coding sequence ATGACCGGAGGCAGCACCCGGTTGCAGGGCCGGACGAGGCGACTACTCGGGGTGGTGGCGGTGGCGATGATCGGCGCCACGGCCGTGGGGTGCGGTTCCGGCTCGGGGTCGAGCGCGGAATCGAGCGGCGACGGGACCGTCACTCTGGAGTTCGCGCAGTGGTGGGCGCCGGAGCTGCCGGCGGGATCGTTCGACAAGCTTATGTCCGAATTCACGGCACAGAACCCGAACATCAAGGTCAAGCTGTTGAGTGGTCCGTACGCGTCCACCAAGCAGCAGCTGGTGTCCGGGGCGGCGTCGAGGACGCTGCCCGACGTCGTGGGACTCGACGGCGCATGGGTGAGCGACTTCGCCAAGCAGGGCGCCATCGCTGACCTGTCCGAGCTCATGACAGCCGCGAAGTACGACTCCAGCCAGCTCGCGAGCCAGATTCAGATCAAGGGGAAGACCTACATGATCCCCGTGGTCAACTTCGTCTACCCCCTGTTCGTCAACAACGATCTGCTCTCGAAGGCGGGCATCAAGAAGCCTCCGAGCACGCGCACGGAGTTCTTGGAAGCGGCCAAGAAGATCACCGCGCTCGGCGGCAACGTCAAGGGCTGGGCCCTGCCACTCGACACCGCCGTCCCCAACGGCGTCCAGAATGACGTGATGTCCTGGTTGTGGGCATCGGGTGGCAGCATGCTCACCAAGGACGGGAAGCCCGACCTGACCGGCCAGGGCGTCAAGAGCACCGTGGACTACGTCAAGAGCCTGAACGACGCGGGCGTCATCGCGCCCGGAGCGCTGACCATGAAAGAGCAGGACAAGGTGGAGAAGTTCTCCACCGGTCAGGTCGGCATGATGATCGATTCCCTGGCTCACATCACGCTGATCAAGAAGAACGATCCGAAGCTGGACTTCACGGTGGTGCCGATCCCGGCCGAGGACGGTTACACCGGCAAGCGCGGCATCCCGTACGCGTCCTGGGGCATCGGCGTCGCCGAGTCCTCGGAGCACAAGGCCGAGGCGTTCAAGCTGGTCCAGTTCTTGATGAACAAGCAGGCGAACGCGCAGCTGAGCACGTTGGCGAACGGCTTCCCCGGCAACAAGACGGCCGAGCCGGACTTCAGCACGAGCGACCCGCTGTTCAAGACGGCCTTCGACATCTACAAGGCGGGCTATCCCGCCAACGAGTTCGTCGGATTGCCGAAGTCCGAAGACCTCATGCGCAGCTTCGATGAGCAGCTGCAGCTCGCGCTCACCGGCAAGCAGAGTGTCGACGAGGCCCTCAACAAGGCGCAACAGGCCTGGGCCCCGGTGCTCTGA
- a CDS encoding carbohydrate ABC transporter permease, translated as MGRADRAARPRNKETSMETAKLDPAASPGAAKSASESSAGRRRRTRPFPVQRVVPYGYLSPTLILIFVLMIIPIAMVVSYSFKDNVIVEQNPVFAGLANYTTVLTDPDFLAALKNTFVFITVSTVAHLGLGLAFATMLNTPLLGGVTKAIFRIVYILPWLFTVAVIAVIWRLMLDPSGVVNYILTTIGVMREQVSWLSEPNTALWALTFINIWAGFPFFMISILAGLQGISPILYEAASVDGASTFRQFRNVTIPQLKPVLLSMAVLDLIWTSQQFALIWMTTGGGPLNATEMLSTYTYKQAFSSYEFATASAAAVIVLLLTMVLAFFYVRLQKER; from the coding sequence GTGGGCCGCGCCGACCGTGCGGCGCGGCCCCGAAACAAGGAGACATCGATGGAAACCGCGAAACTCGATCCCGCGGCCTCCCCGGGAGCCGCAAAATCGGCATCGGAATCCTCTGCGGGCCGGCGGAGAAGGACGCGGCCTTTTCCCGTGCAGCGCGTTGTCCCGTACGGCTATCTCTCGCCGACGCTCATCCTGATCTTTGTGCTGATGATTATCCCCATCGCGATGGTGGTCAGCTATTCGTTCAAGGACAACGTGATCGTCGAGCAGAATCCGGTCTTCGCCGGCCTCGCCAACTACACCACGGTGCTCACCGATCCCGACTTCCTGGCCGCGCTGAAGAACACGTTCGTCTTCATCACCGTGAGCACCGTCGCGCACCTCGGCCTGGGGCTGGCCTTCGCGACGATGCTCAACACGCCGTTGCTGGGCGGAGTGACGAAAGCCATCTTCCGCATCGTCTACATCCTGCCCTGGCTGTTCACGGTCGCCGTGATCGCGGTCATCTGGCGGCTCATGCTGGACCCGTCGGGGGTGGTCAACTACATCCTGACCACGATCGGCGTGATGCGCGAGCAGGTGAGCTGGCTCTCCGAGCCGAACACGGCGCTCTGGGCATTGACGTTCATCAACATCTGGGCCGGCTTCCCCTTCTTCATGATCAGCATCCTCGCGGGGTTGCAGGGGATCTCGCCCATCCTGTACGAGGCGGCCTCCGTGGACGGCGCAAGCACGTTCCGCCAGTTCCGCAACGTGACGATCCCACAGCTGAAACCGGTGCTCCTCAGCATGGCCGTGCTCGACCTCATCTGGACCTCCCAGCAGTTCGCCCTCATCTGGATGACCACCGGCGGTGGCCCGCTGAACGCCACCGAAATGCTCAGCACCTACACCTACAAGCAGGCCTTCAGCAGTTACGAGTTCGCCACCGCGTCCGCCGCCGCCGTCATAGTCCTGCTGCTCACGATGGTTCTGGCCTTCTTCTACGTTCGCCTGCAAAAGGAGAGGTGA
- a CDS encoding carbohydrate ABC transporter permease, with protein sequence MLTRKRRRLGAKIAVLAGLCVGAAFAGLPVVWMLSTSFKTNGEVFQVPPRLITENFSFDAYAAILGDGTQLRFFINSYIVALSVTVLTLFVAILAAYGFSRYNFPLKRSVNAVIVTVQAVPPITLVIPYFGLVVALGLYNTYPGLILTHMVFTLPYAIIMMTAYFNTLPRELDESVKVDGASSWTALWRILVPISVPGLVAVGVYTFMISWNEYLFALTLTRTDDMRTVPIGIQLLMGQHSYEWNQMMAMSILGSIPVLVLFLLFQRRFIGGLTSGAVKA encoded by the coding sequence GTGCTCACCCGCAAAAGGCGGCGCCTCGGCGCGAAGATCGCCGTGCTCGCAGGCCTGTGCGTCGGCGCGGCCTTCGCCGGCCTGCCGGTCGTGTGGATGCTGTCGACGTCGTTCAAGACCAACGGGGAGGTCTTCCAGGTTCCGCCGCGGCTGATCACCGAGAACTTCTCGTTCGACGCCTACGCGGCGATCCTGGGCGACGGCACCCAGTTGAGGTTTTTCATCAACAGTTACATCGTCGCATTGTCGGTGACGGTGCTGACATTGTTCGTGGCGATCCTCGCGGCGTACGGATTCAGCCGCTACAACTTCCCGCTGAAGCGATCCGTCAACGCCGTGATCGTCACCGTTCAGGCCGTGCCGCCGATCACCCTCGTCATTCCTTACTTCGGTCTCGTGGTGGCACTCGGCCTGTACAACACTTATCCGGGGCTGATCCTCACCCATATGGTGTTCACGCTGCCCTATGCGATTATCATGATGACCGCATACTTCAACACCCTGCCCCGCGAATTGGATGAATCCGTCAAGGTGGACGGGGCGTCGAGCTGGACGGCTCTCTGGCGCATCCTGGTGCCCATCTCGGTTCCCGGGCTGGTCGCCGTCGGCGTCTACACCTTCATGATCTCCTGGAACGAATACCTGTTCGCGCTGACCCTCACGCGTACCGACGACATGCGAACGGTTCCCATCGGCATCCAGCTCCTGATGGGCCAGCACTCCTACGAGTGGAACCAGATGATGGCCATGAGCATTCTGGGGTCCATCCCGGTGCTCGTGCTGTTCCTCCTCTTCCAGCGGCGGTTCATCGGCGGCCTGACCTCCGGCGCGGTCAAGGCCTGA
- a CDS encoding ketose-bisphosphate aldolase: MLTTGKVLLAVANEKNFAVPAFNISDYAMFNGIVDISEEKNAPLFVGIHPDEVRHIGVDVIAAMTQRAHRSSVPIAIHWDHGATYQEMLTAIRIGFTSVMIDASMKSFEDNIAISKKVTETAHAVGLSVEAELGTIGKTDSEAEDGSDAIIYTDPADAVTFVRETGVDSLAVAIGTYHGLYPKSLKPELKLDLLKEIKDRVQIPLVLHGGSGNPDDEIAQSVKLGINKINISSDIKAAYHMKMREVLADESLREPNSIQPPCIEAMKVVAGQKIDLFEATGKASLY, translated from the coding sequence ATGCTGACGACCGGCAAGGTGCTCCTGGCCGTGGCGAACGAAAAAAACTTCGCCGTGCCCGCCTTCAACATCAGTGACTACGCCATGTTCAACGGCATCGTGGACATCAGCGAAGAGAAGAACGCGCCGCTTTTCGTCGGGATCCACCCCGACGAGGTGCGGCACATCGGAGTGGACGTGATCGCCGCGATGACCCAGCGAGCCCATCGCTCGTCCGTGCCGATCGCGATTCACTGGGACCACGGCGCGACCTACCAGGAGATGCTGACCGCGATCCGGATCGGCTTCACCTCGGTGATGATCGACGCCTCGATGAAGTCCTTCGAGGACAACATCGCGATCTCCAAGAAGGTCACTGAGACCGCGCACGCGGTCGGCCTGTCGGTCGAGGCGGAGCTGGGAACGATCGGCAAGACCGACAGCGAGGCCGAGGACGGCAGCGACGCGATCATCTACACCGACCCGGCGGACGCCGTGACCTTCGTGCGGGAGACAGGGGTCGACAGTCTCGCCGTGGCCATCGGCACCTATCACGGCCTCTACCCGAAGTCCCTGAAGCCGGAGCTGAAGCTCGACCTGCTGAAGGAGATCAAGGATCGGGTCCAGATCCCGCTCGTGCTGCACGGCGGCTCGGGCAACCCCGACGACGAGATCGCGCAGTCGGTCAAGCTCGGCATCAACAAGATCAATATCTCCAGTGACATCAAGGCGGCCTACCACATGAAGATGCGCGAAGTCCTGGCCGATGAGAGCCTGCGCGAGCCCAACTCCATCCAGCCGCCGTGCATCGAGGCGATGAAGGTGGTGGCCGGGCAGAAGATCGACCTCTTCGAGGCGACCGGCAAGGCATCTCTCTACTGA
- a CDS encoding ADP-dependent glucokinase/phosphofructokinase, whose protein sequence is MTSHVVLGLGGCVDYELKLSSPILEQLIGEYQIHDAELTSSVTVTDERELVISILTYLKKGGGGEHFVASSECLNAFAGRFPKRTTLGGTSVRAAMEMSRLGVPSTLHLVSLNDIVRRLLPASCDYICSGDQDTLYPHLIVQYDQGMRVRAGDIDIRAPFPNRLIYVNDPANESMLLSDELGSLLRDARVFLISGFNAIRDQPTLDRRLSALRSHMRQLPAEAVVYYEDAGFHEPGLSQRVRDALLEVIDVYGLNEDEMQSHLGYPVDLLSVTEVARALESLQALIPVATLVVHTKYWSAAFGERAGEYAEPLNEGIVIASTRYCHGDEYTNHHYELMQNRPRRTESVEFAAALEGRMGGVVRCLPGFDLDVAAPTTIGLGDAFVGGFLAAVSRGRS, encoded by the coding sequence ATGACCAGCCATGTAGTCCTGGGCTTGGGGGGATGCGTCGACTACGAACTCAAGCTGTCCTCGCCGATCCTGGAGCAACTGATCGGCGAGTATCAGATCCACGATGCCGAGCTGACCTCATCGGTCACCGTGACCGACGAGCGCGAACTGGTCATCTCAATTCTCACCTACCTCAAAAAGGGCGGAGGAGGCGAGCACTTCGTCGCCTCCTCCGAATGCCTGAACGCATTCGCGGGGCGGTTCCCCAAACGAACGACTCTGGGCGGGACCTCCGTTCGGGCGGCGATGGAGATGAGCCGGCTCGGCGTGCCGTCCACCCTGCACCTGGTCAGCCTCAACGACATCGTCCGCCGCCTGCTGCCGGCAAGCTGCGACTACATCTGCAGCGGCGACCAGGACACCCTCTATCCGCACCTGATCGTGCAGTACGACCAGGGCATGCGGGTGCGAGCAGGTGACATCGACATCCGTGCGCCGTTTCCGAACAGACTGATCTACGTCAACGACCCGGCGAACGAGTCCATGCTGCTGAGCGACGAGCTGGGCTCGTTGCTTCGCGACGCACGGGTCTTTCTGATCTCGGGATTCAACGCGATACGGGACCAGCCCACACTTGACCGCCGCCTTTCCGCGCTGAGAAGCCACATGCGACAACTTCCGGCCGAGGCGGTCGTCTACTACGAGGACGCCGGATTCCACGAGCCGGGCCTCAGCCAACGGGTCCGCGACGCGCTTCTGGAAGTCATCGACGTTTACGGACTGAACGAGGACGAGATGCAGTCGCACCTTGGCTACCCCGTCGACCTGCTCTCCGTGACAGAGGTGGCCCGCGCCCTCGAATCGCTGCAGGCCCTCATCCCCGTGGCGACTTTGGTCGTGCATACCAAGTACTGGTCGGCGGCATTCGGCGAGAGAGCCGGCGAGTACGCGGAGCCATTGAACGAGGGCATCGTGATCGCCAGCACCCGCTACTGCCACGGCGACGAGTACACGAACCACCACTACGAACTCATGCAGAACCGGCCGAGGCGAACGGAGTCGGTGGAGTTCGCCGCGGCTCTGGAAGGCCGAATGGGCGGGGTCGTTCGCTGCCTGCCCGGCTTCGATCTCGACGTTGCCGCGCCCACGACCATCGGGCTCGGCGACGCGTTCGTCGGCGGGTTCCTCGCCGCGGTCTCCCGGGGCCGGTCATGA
- a CDS encoding glycosyltransferase family 2 protein: MEIDVVLPCLNEEAALPWVLGRMPPGFRPIVVDNGSTDGSARVAAECGATVVAEPRPGFGAACHAGLTAATADVVCFMDADASLDPLQLPRVAGPVGAGEADLVLGRRVLGPGASWPVHARLGNAVLARELRRRTGADLHDLGPMRACGRAALLALELADRRFGYPLEMVLRAGAAGWRIAEVEVDYLARTGRSKVTGTVRGTLRTIGDMRRVMAGHGGMT, encoded by the coding sequence ATGGAGATCGACGTGGTTCTGCCCTGCCTGAATGAGGAGGCGGCCCTGCCCTGGGTGCTCGGGCGGATGCCGCCCGGCTTCCGCCCGATCGTGGTCGACAACGGTTCGACCGACGGATCCGCGAGGGTCGCGGCGGAGTGCGGCGCGACGGTGGTCGCTGAGCCACGGCCCGGCTTCGGCGCCGCGTGCCACGCGGGGCTGACGGCCGCGACGGCGGACGTGGTGTGCTTCATGGACGCCGACGCGTCCCTCGACCCCTTGCAGTTGCCGCGCGTCGCCGGGCCGGTCGGGGCAGGTGAGGCCGATCTGGTCCTCGGCCGACGCGTCCTCGGACCGGGCGCCTCCTGGCCGGTGCACGCCCGGCTCGGCAACGCCGTGCTGGCTCGCGAGCTGCGCCGCCGTACCGGTGCCGACCTGCACGACCTGGGACCGATGCGGGCGTGCGGACGTGCCGCCCTGCTGGCCTTGGAGCTGGCGGACCGGCGGTTCGGCTACCCCCTGGAGATGGTGCTGCGCGCCGGTGCGGCCGGCTGGCGGATCGCCGAGGTCGAGGTGGACTATCTGGCCCGTACGGGGAGGTCGAAGGTGACCGGTACGGTGCGCGGCACGCTACGGACGATCGGTGACATGCGCCGGGTCATGGCCGGGCACGGCGGTATGACGTGA